The following are from one region of the Nicotiana tabacum cultivar K326 chromosome 3, ASM71507v2, whole genome shotgun sequence genome:
- the LOC107812355 gene encoding elongation factor 1-alpha-like, with product MGKEKVHINIVVIGHVDSGKSTTTGHLIYKLGGIDKRVIERFEKEAAEMNKRSFKYAWVLDKLKAERERGITIDIALWKFETTKYYCTVIDAPGHRDFIKNMITGTSQADCAVLIIDSTTGGFEAGISKDGQTREHALLAFTLGVKQMICCCNKMDATTPKYSKARYDEIVKEVSSYLKKVGYNPDKIPFVPISGFEGDNMIERSTNLDWYKGPTLLEALDQINEPKRPSDKPLRLPLQDVYKIGGIGTVPVGRVETGVLKPGMVVTFGPTGLTTEVKSVEMHHEALQEALPGDNVGFNVKNVAVKDLKRGFVASNSKDDPAKGASNFTSQVIIMNHPGQIGNGYAPVLDCHTSHIAVKFAEILTKIDRRSGKELEKEPKFLKNGDAGMVKMIPTKPMVVETFSEYPPLGRFAVRDMRQTVAVGVIKNVDKKDPTGAKVTKAAQKKK from the exons ATGGGTAAAGAGAAGGTTCACATCAACATTGTGGTCATTGGCCACGTTGACTCTGGAAAGTCGACCACCACTGGTCACTTGATCTACAAGCTTGGTGGTATTGACAAGCGTGTTATTGAGAGGTTCGAGAAAGAAGCTGCTGAGATGAACAAGAGGTCATTCAAGTATGCCTGGGTGCTTGACAAGCTTAAGGCTGAACGTGAGCGTGGTATCACCATTGATATTGCCTTGTGGAAGTTTGAGACCACCAAATACTACTGCACAGTGATTGATGCCCCCGGACACAGGGACTTTATCAAGAACATGATCACTGGTACTTCCCAGGCTGATTGTGCTGTTCTTATTATTGACTCCACCACTGGTGGTTTTGAAGCTGGTATTTCCAAGGATGGTCAGACCCGTGAGCACGCATTGCTTGCTTTCACTCTTGGTGTCAAGCAAATGATTTGCTGCTGCAACAAG ATGGATGCTACCACCCCCAAATATTCCAAGGCTAGGTATGATGAAATCGTGAAGGAAGTTTCTTCCTACCTCAAGAAGGTAGGTTACAACCCTGACAAGATCCCCTTTGTCCCCATCTCTGGTTTCGAGGGAGACAATATGATTGAGAGGTCTACCAACCTTGACTGGTACAAGGGCCCAACCCTCCTTGAGGCTCTTGACCAGATTAATGAGCCCAAGAGGCCCTCAGACAAACCCCTCCGTCTTCCACTTCAGGATGTTTACAAGATTGGTGGTATCGGAACCGTCCCTGTTGGTCGTGTGGAGACTGGTGTGCTCAAGCCTGGTATGGTTGTGACCTTTGGCCCTACTGGTCTGACAACTGAAGTAAAGTCTGTTGAGATGCACCACGAAGCTCTCCAGGAGGCACTCCCTGGTGACAATGTTGGGTTCAACGTTAAGAATGTTGCTGTTAAGGATCTCAAGCGTGGTTTTGTTGCCTCAAACTCCAAGGATGACCCAGCCAAGGGAGCATCCAACTTCACCTCCCAGGTCATCATCATGAACCATCCTGGCCAGATCGGAAATGGATATGCACCAGTTCTCGACTGCCACACTTCCCACATTGCTGTCAAGTTTGCTGAGATCTTGACCAAGATTGACAGGCGTTCTGGTAAGGAACTTGAGAAGGAGCCTAAGTTCTTGAAGAATGGTGATGCTGGTATGGTTAAGATGATTCCGACCAAGCCTATGGTTGTTGAGACCTTCTCTGAGTACCCACCATTGGGTCGTTTTGCTGTGAGGGACATGCGACAAACTGTTGCTGTTGGTGTCATCAAGAATGTCGACAAGAAGGACCCAACAGGTGCCAAGGTCACCAAGGCTGCCCAGAAGAAAAAGTGA